One genomic window of Medicago truncatula cultivar Jemalong A17 chromosome 1, MtrunA17r5.0-ANR, whole genome shotgun sequence includes the following:
- the LOC25484815 gene encoding LOW QUALITY PROTEIN: uncharacterized protein (The sequence of the model RefSeq protein was modified relative to this genomic sequence to represent the inferred CDS: deleted 2 bases in 1 codon) gives MLLAGVASLIVYSRETVTDNQIQNTPSLAKVWNVLEVRILVALSLYMQIVLIFLGNRRKYIANIWLQLLNWLTYLSADWTATLALGVLSKDHKTDPNFVIMAIWAPFLLVHLGGPDTITAYSLEDNELWYRHMLVLLSQLTVAVYVVYRSWNGSPLNYVNIPIFVAGIVKYGERSWSLWSGSSKGFRESILPPPDPGPNYAKFMDDYTAKKDEGYHVTLEEVDETTPSLLEHNYQGETKIPNPNIPHARALHDGLKFYKIPECLFADLILSFQDHKTSQLFFQNMDWEHAFEVIAVELGLVYDMLYTKAVLTYSKRGIFLKSVSFFCTLFALISFSFLIYKGDVNQHDLHLNYDHIITILLFTGAIILEIYAVIVLLSSSRAMFWFSNHNSRRIHLLYKFISCFQFFLNFHTLSRGLILCHNSTSLDFVKDEPVKCIEIQKFLRIYNFFEKFYYKKTHEVCPELRKLIFDQLMEKSKEATDVRACKKLCSQKGDQVLDKWNCHVQDINRSIREVEFDQSILLWHIATDLCNSSDDNEPQNLNPATLQSRYTSQLLSDYMIYLLVICPFLLPNGIGQIRFEDTCAEVGELLKERKYIKERSQVCKMILRVNTSIPPSEVKGDRSKSVLFDACRLAKSLQSLETEENWSKEQKWEMISHVWVEMLCHAASQCRGLHHARQLSQGGELLTHVWLLMAHLGITEQFQISKGHVRAKLKLS, from the exons ATGTTACTCGCTG gTGTTGCTAGTTTGATTGTATATTCAAGAGAAACAGTAACAGATAATCAGATTCAGAATACTCCAAGTCTTGCAAAAGTGTGGAACGTATTGGAAGTTCGGATTCTGGTTGCCCTTAGTCTCTACATGCAAATAGTACTCATCTTTTTGGGTAACAGAAGGAAGTATATAGCTAATATATGGCTGCAATTGTTGAACTGGCTCACCTATTTGTCAGCTGATTGGACTGCTACCCTTGCTCTAGGAGTTCTTTCCAAAGATCATAAGACAGACCCTAACTTCGTAATTATGGCCATTTGGGCACCATTTCTCCTTGTGCATCTTGGTGGTCCTGACACAATTACCGCCTACTCTCTTGAGGACAATGAGCTTTGGTATCGACATATGCTTGTGTTACTCTCCCAGCTAACAGTTGCAGTTTATGTTGTTTACCGGTCATGGAACGGAAGCCCCCTTAATTATGTCAACATTCCAATTTTTGTGGCCGGAATAGTCAAATATGGTGAAAGGAGTTGGTCTTTGTGGTCTGGAAGCAGCAAAGGATTCAGGGAATCCATTCTACCTCCTCCGGACCCAGGACCAAATTATGCCAAGTTCATGGACGATTACACTGCTAAAAAAGATGAAGGATATCATGTTACATTAGAAGAAGTTGATGAAACTACTCCCTCATTATTGGAACATAATTATCAAGGGGAAACCAAAATTCCAAATCCAAATATTCCACATGCGCGAGCTTTACACGATGGATTAAAATTCTACAAAATTCCTGAGTGCCTATTTGCAGATCTCATCCTTAGTTTTCAAGACCACAAAACCAGCCAATTATTTTTTCAGAACATGGATTGGGAACATGCTTTTGAAGTAATTGCAGTTGAGCTAGGATTGGTGTATGATATGCTATATACAAAGGCAGTGTTAACATACTCCAAACGCGGAATCTTCCTTAAATCTGTGAGCTTTTTCTGTACGCTCTTTGCACTGATTAGCTTTTCTTTTCTGATATATAAAGGAGACGTAAACCAACATGACCTACACTTAAATTATGACCACATTATCACCATTTTGCTTTTTACTGGGGCTATTATTTTGGAGATATATGCAGTCATTGTTTTACTTTCTTCAAGTCGGGCAATGTTTTGGTTCAGCAACCATAATAGTCGGAGAATTCATCTTCTCTACAAATTCATCTCatgctttcaattttttttaaactttcacACACTGTCACGTGGTCTAATCTTATGTCACAATTCAACCTCGTTAGATTTTG TGAAAGACGAGCCAGTCAAATGTATTGAAATCCAGAAATTCCTTCGCATCTATAACTTCTTCGAGAAGTTTTACTACAAAAAAACACATGAGGTCTGTCCCGAATTGAGAAAACTCATTTTTGACCAACTAATGGAGAAGTCTAAGGAAGCAACAGATGTTAGAGCATGTAAAAAGTTATGCTCTCAAAAGGGTGATCAAGTTCTTGACAAATGGAACTGTCATGTTCAAGACATTAACCGGAGCATTAGAGAGGTAGAGTTTGACCAGAGCATTCTCCTTTGGCATATTGCTACAGATCTTTGTAATTCTTCCGATGATAATGAGCCTCAAAACTTAAACCCCGCTACTCTCCAAAGTCGCTATACAAGTCAATTGTTGTCAGATTATATGATATATCTTCTTGTTATATGTCCTTTTTTGTTGCCCAATGGAATAGGACAGATCAGATTTGAAGACACATGTGCGGAGGTGGGTGAActtttgaaagagagaaaatacataaaagaaaGAAGTCAAGTTTGCAAGATGATACTTAGAGTGAATACATCTATTCCGCCATCAGAGGTTAAAGGTGACAGAAGCAAGTCTGTGCTGTTTGATGCATGTAGGCTTGCTAAATCATTGCAATCTTTAGAAACAGAGGAGAATTGGTCTAAAGAACAGAAATGGGAAATGATAAGTCATGTTTGGGTGGAGATGCTGTGTCATGCAGCAAGTCAATGTAGAGGGCTTCATCATGCTAGGCAACTTAGCCAGGGTGGTGAGTTGCTTACCCATGTCTGGCTTTTGATGGCTCATTTAGGCATAACTGAACAATTCCAGATTTCTAAGGGTCATGTAAGGGCAAAGTTGAAGCTCTCATAA